A genomic window from bacterium includes:
- a CDS encoding FlgD immunoglobulin-like domain containing protein — MADDLIIKYFRENLTESEEEALAERLRTSTEEALRFGQHAEASYRHYGLPEPQWTGAPPPPGFPGAGGLGMKLWLPLALAVGSMGWIGWHFAGTMGKERPLSPPSAAVSGPPAPSSKAQASAPGWEQEIPDEVREDAPSPQEDVEGRDLSDRPAVPASAGTKPALLAPVPASAHRTHSNLEVVVNRTKPGNLTVEVLDPEGRQAVLLYQGTLPPGSWAFDWDGNLGSGQKAAPGTYRIQVESGAVTQSKRVVIR, encoded by the coding sequence ATGGCTGATGACCTGATCATCAAATATTTCCGCGAGAACCTCACCGAATCCGAGGAGGAGGCGCTGGCGGAACGCTTGAGGACCTCCACGGAGGAGGCCCTTCGCTTCGGCCAGCACGCCGAGGCGTCCTATCGGCATTACGGTTTGCCCGAGCCCCAATGGACGGGCGCGCCTCCGCCGCCCGGGTTCCCCGGGGCCGGGGGCCTGGGAATGAAATTATGGTTACCCCTGGCCTTGGCCGTCGGTTCGATGGGGTGGATCGGATGGCATTTCGCGGGGACGATGGGGAAGGAACGCCCCCTATCCCCGCCTTCGGCCGCCGTTTCCGGTCCCCCCGCGCCCTCTTCGAAAGCCCAGGCATCCGCCCCGGGGTGGGAGCAGGAAATTCCGGATGAAGTCCGGGAGGACGCCCCATCGCCGCAGGAGGATGTGGAAGGCCGGGACCTGTCCGACAGACCCGCTGTGCCGGCTTCCGCCGGGACAAAACCCGCCCTCCTGGCCCCGGTCCCGGCGTCGGCCCATAGGACCCATTCCAACCTGGAAGTGGTCGTGAACCGGACGAAGCCCGGGAACCTGACCGTTGAGGTCTTGGACCCTGAAGGCCGCCAGGCGGTCCTGCTCTATCAAGGAACCCTTCCGCCGGGTTCCTGGGCCTTCGATTGGGATGGGAACCTGGGGAGCGGCCAAAAGGCGGCCCCCGGGACCTACCGGATCCAGGTGGAATCGGGAGCGGTGACCCAAAGCAAACGGGTGGTCATCCGATAG
- a CDS encoding tetratricopeptide repeat protein yields the protein MARVSALGAAFTGIADDATALLFNPGGLGFLDQDQLSFNSDLGLVGTLQERFIAGFPLPGSGGLAFSTSYLDYGTFEGRDGLGSLTSPYGADRMSLGAGAGVEVAQGLAVGLSLQGARNTYAGEGSNELVSSAGLLWKGPQGFRAGVSYLDLAWFSTGSGPSGSLELGLSEDLALDRANGLLMALSGSWESRGESRLKAGAEFGYQHHLFLRAGYQFPLTDPQLNGLSGLTAGVGVHFGDLVLDYAFLPYGDLGIAHRIGLGYYLGSSGSAGAGRAGLPGSDKEKDEKKGPAVMALHAAPTQPPVSVPLVPSVQSRAQEGTPVPPIPAAPAAPLTSKSTAQGQASPVPAGELPKDSLVVQFDMPDDETPTPGAGTAPGDLASLERAVEMSPKDPNAWWNLGNAYRGSKQKEKAVACFEKVLQLQPDNTRLADWLQKYKLAP from the coding sequence TTGGCCAGGGTTTCGGCCCTGGGGGCGGCCTTCACCGGCATCGCGGACGACGCCACGGCCTTGCTGTTCAATCCGGGCGGGTTGGGGTTCCTCGACCAGGATCAACTTTCGTTCAACAGCGATCTGGGGTTGGTGGGGACCTTGCAGGAACGGTTCATCGCCGGATTCCCCCTGCCGGGTTCGGGAGGCTTGGCCTTCTCGACTTCCTACCTGGATTATGGGACCTTCGAAGGACGGGATGGACTAGGCTCCTTGACCAGTCCCTATGGGGCCGATCGAATGAGCCTGGGGGCTGGGGCGGGTGTGGAAGTGGCGCAGGGCTTGGCGGTGGGACTTTCCCTCCAGGGCGCCCGGAACACCTATGCCGGGGAAGGCTCCAATGAACTTGTTTCCAGCGCCGGTCTTTTATGGAAGGGCCCCCAGGGTTTCCGGGCCGGTGTTTCCTACCTCGACCTGGCCTGGTTTTCCACCGGAAGCGGCCCCTCGGGGTCCCTGGAGTTGGGACTATCCGAGGACCTGGCCCTGGACAGGGCCAACGGCCTTTTGATGGCCCTGAGCGGGTCCTGGGAATCCCGGGGGGAAAGCCGACTGAAAGCCGGTGCGGAGTTCGGTTACCAGCATCATTTGTTCCTGCGAGCGGGCTACCAGTTCCCATTGACCGATCCCCAACTCAATGGGTTGTCGGGTTTGACGGCGGGGGTCGGGGTCCACTTCGGTGACCTTGTCTTGGATTATGCTTTCCTCCCCTATGGGGACCTGGGGATCGCCCATCGTATCGGCTTGGGCTACTATCTGGGGTCCTCGGGGTCCGCGGGTGCGGGAAGGGCCGGCCTTCCAGGGTCCGACAAGGAGAAGGACGAAAAGAAGGGGCCTGCTGTCATGGCCCTTCACGCCGCTCCAACCCAGCCGCCCGTGAGCGTTCCCTTGGTCCCGTCGGTCCAGTCTCGAGCCCAAGAGGGGACACCGGTCCCGCCCATTCCTGCGGCCCCAGCGGCCCCGTTGACGTCCAAATCCACCGCTCAAGGCCAGGCGTCGCCGGTGCCTGCGGGCGAACTACCCAAAGATTCCCTGGTGGTCCAGTTCGATATGCCCGACGATGAAACTCCGACCCCCGGCGCTGGGACGGCGCCGGGGGACCTGGCTTCCCTGGAGAGGGCGGTCGAAATGTCGCCCAAAGACCCGAACGCTTGGTGGAATTTGGGGAACGCCTATCGCGGATCCAAGCAGAAGGAAAAGGCCGTGGCATGTTTCGAAAAGGTCCTGCAGTTACAGCCGGACAACACGAGGTTGGCCGATTGGCTCCAAAAGTACAAGTTGGCGCCATGA
- a CDS encoding NHL repeat-containing protein, with protein MIHRRLALVLGMGLGWAGAALAQTPTPDCCMGLTQISGLNGPAGMAIDPARDRLYVTDRLNNYLRVYTEAGAPVTAFNTWSGGGFNQLQDVALDDQGNVYVADYSNYVVEKFSSGLSFSATIINLWPYDLPRGIWVEDQGVSQSVFIASQYGHIYRYDGAGTSYSAAVTFGTGLNTPTGLEKKGNMVYVADTVNNRVVVFDASSAYSAAATYSFDFPYFIHTDTSGQFYVTEAASTQRLNTFPNGLGGARTTCPVPNGAAGIAVNGLGNVFVSEINGSAVTLLQGCDPGYTPTPHPVTGNFFIYPSPVRGDQATVSYEMAEPGRMDLRVWNEKAEIVTRVTEQKLSGTQISPISVAGFRSGVYFYMVTLHYDSGREEKLGPKKFIVLH; from the coding sequence ATGATCCATCGAAGACTTGCCTTGGTGCTCGGCATGGGCTTGGGATGGGCCGGCGCGGCCTTGGCCCAGACCCCGACCCCCGACTGCTGCATGGGGTTGACCCAGATCTCGGGCTTGAACGGGCCCGCTGGGATGGCGATCGACCCGGCCCGGGACCGGCTTTACGTGACGGACCGGCTGAACAATTATTTGAGGGTCTATACGGAAGCGGGAGCGCCGGTCACGGCCTTCAATACCTGGAGCGGCGGTGGGTTCAACCAGCTCCAGGATGTGGCCCTGGACGACCAAGGCAACGTGTATGTGGCGGATTACAGCAATTATGTCGTCGAGAAATTCAGTTCCGGCCTCTCCTTTTCCGCGACCATCATCAACCTGTGGCCCTACGATCTTCCGCGCGGCATCTGGGTCGAAGACCAGGGCGTGAGCCAATCCGTCTTCATCGCGAGCCAATACGGCCATATCTACCGCTATGACGGCGCCGGTACTTCCTATTCGGCCGCTGTGACCTTCGGGACAGGCTTGAATACCCCCACGGGATTGGAGAAAAAAGGGAACATGGTCTATGTGGCCGATACGGTCAATAACCGGGTGGTGGTCTTTGACGCTTCCAGCGCCTATTCAGCGGCCGCCACCTATTCTTTCGACTTTCCCTATTTCATCCATACGGACACAAGCGGTCAATTTTACGTGACCGAAGCGGCCAGCACCCAAAGGCTCAATACCTTCCCAAATGGTTTGGGAGGCGCTCGGACCACTTGTCCGGTGCCGAATGGGGCCGCCGGCATCGCCGTCAATGGGCTGGGCAACGTCTTTGTCAGCGAGATCAATGGATCGGCGGTGACTTTGTTGCAGGGATGTGATCCTGGCTATACGCCCACACCCCACCCCGTGACCGGGAATTTCTTCATATATCCATCACCCGTCCGGGGGGACCAAGCCACCGTTTCCTATGAAATGGCCGAGCCGGGCCGGATGGACCTGAGGGTCTGGAACGAAAAGGCCGAGATCGTGACCCGGGTGACGGAGCAGAAGCTATCCGGCACCCAAATTAGCCCAATTTCTGTCGCAGGATTCAGGTCCGGTGTTTATTTCTATATGGTCACCCTCCATTACGATTCGGGCCGGGAAGAAAAACTGGGTCCGAAAAAATTTATTGTATTGCACTAG
- a CDS encoding sigma-70 family RNA polymerase sigma factor has product MEDRELVQKLLAKDDQAYRYFYGTYRDRIYRASVYLLGYRDPEAEDVTQEVFLAALQHLPQFEFRSSLYHWLYRICMYQCYERIRKRRRQVASLQEELEAASQAGALRDHDGPEEEAEKQVLLDLLEKQRALLGDPCRQLLDLWDVQKRSYAQMADALKVPIGTIMSRLSRCKAALKELFLKALKERPNG; this is encoded by the coding sequence TTGGAAGACCGCGAGTTGGTGCAAAAACTCTTAGCCAAGGACGACCAGGCCTACCGTTATTTCTACGGGACCTACCGGGACCGTATCTACCGGGCCAGCGTCTATCTGCTCGGTTACCGGGACCCGGAAGCCGAGGATGTGACCCAAGAAGTTTTCCTGGCGGCCCTCCAGCACCTCCCCCAATTCGAGTTCCGTTCCAGCCTTTACCACTGGCTCTACCGCATCTGCATGTACCAATGCTACGAGCGCATCCGTAAGAGGCGCCGTCAGGTGGCCAGCCTGCAGGAGGAATTGGAAGCGGCGTCCCAGGCGGGGGCCCTGCGGGACCACGACGGGCCGGAGGAGGAAGCCGAGAAGCAGGTCCTATTGGACCTGCTGGAAAAACAAAGGGCGCTCTTGGGCGATCCTTGCCGGCAACTCCTGGACCTGTGGGATGTCCAAAAAAGGTCCTACGCGCAAATGGCCGACGCCTTGAAGGTGCCGATCGGGACCATCATGTCCCGATTGTCCCGCTGCAAGGCGGCGTTGAAGGAACTTTTCTTGAAGGCTTTGAAGGAACGACCGAATGGCTGA